The sequence GCTTAGCACATCAGCTATTTTGTTTGCTATTAGTTCAAACTCAGCTTCTTTCATCCCACGAGCCGTAAGCGCAGGACTACCAACACGTATACCACTTGTGATAAATGGGCTTCTTGTCTCGCCTGGAACCGTATTTTTATTTACCGTTATTCCAGCATTTCCAAGAGCGATATCAGCGTCTTTACCGCTAAATTCACGATTTAAAAAGCTCATCAAAATTAGATGGTTATCGGTACCACCACTCACTAGGTCAAAACCTCTTTTTATTAGTACTTCGCCTAATTTTTTAGCGTTTGCTTTTACTTGTTTGGCGTAAATTTTCCACTCAGGGCTAAGGTTGTGCTTAAAGCCAACTGCCTTTGCTGCGATGACATGAACTAGTGGTCCGCCCTGAATGCCTGGAAAAATAGAGGCATTTATCTTCTTAGCATACTCTTCGTTGTTTGTCATAATGATACCGCCTCTTGGGCCTCTTAGGGTTTTATGCGTAGTTGAGCTTACGACATCGCAGTATGGAAAAGGACTTTGATGCTCACCAGCAACAACAAGACCAGCAATGTGAGCAACATCTGCAAAGAGTATCGCACCAACGACGTCAGCTATCTCTCTAAATTTTTTAAACTCGATCTCTCTTGTGTATGCGCTTGCACCGCAAACGATCATTTTTGGCTTTACTATCTTTGCGATATCCATGACTCTATCGTAGTTTATGCGGCCATCAAGCTCGACACCATAAAAGAAGCTCTCATACATCTTACCAGAGCTGCTTACCTTCGCGCCGTGAGTTAGGTGTCCGCCGTGGCTTAGATCCATGCCTAAAATTTTATCACCTGGATTAAGTAAGGCGCCGTAAACGCCTTGATTTGCCTGAGAGCCTGAGTTTGGTTGAACGTTTGCAAATTCACATCCAAAAAGCTCTTTACATCTATCAATCGCTATTTGCTCGATCTCATCGACAAATTCGCAGCCACCATAATATCT is a genomic window of Campylobacter concisus containing:
- a CDS encoding serine hydroxymethyltransferase, which translates into the protein MSLQSYDKDIYNLVNLELKRQCDHLEMIASENFTYPEVMEVMGSILTNKYAEGYPGKRYYGGCEFVDEIEQIAIDRCKELFGCEFANVQPNSGSQANQGVYGALLNPGDKILGMDLSHGGHLTHGAKVSSSGKMYESFFYGVELDGRINYDRVMDIAKIVKPKMIVCGASAYTREIEFKKFREIADVVGAILFADVAHIAGLVVAGEHQSPFPYCDVVSSTTHKTLRGPRGGIIMTNNEEYAKKINASIFPGIQGGPLVHVIAAKAVGFKHNLSPEWKIYAKQVKANAKKLGEVLIKRGFDLVSGGTDNHLILMSFLNREFSGKDADIALGNAGITVNKNTVPGETRSPFITSGIRVGSPALTARGMKEAEFELIANKIADVLSDINNTSLQEKTKAELVELAHKFIIYDKATF